One window of Methanogenium organophilum genomic DNA carries:
- a CDS encoding diacylglycerol/polyprenol kinase family protein: MNEDGRQLVHLAFGIGIALAIAALGREYAIMVLALGLFGGFVLIDLVDRGYTVPIASSMVENLERTGRMPGYGAVCFVLSALFCLIFFPLDYVVAGVLTLAVLDSVSTIAGLHFGRHRIFNGKSWEGTAGGIIAALIPLALLLPPLPAAAAAVVAGIAELVSPIEDNLVIPPVVCLLCLMLI, from the coding sequence ATGAATGAAGACGGCCGTCAGCTGGTGCATCTGGCGTTTGGCATTGGAATCGCTCTTGCGATTGCCGCCCTTGGCAGGGAGTATGCCATCATGGTACTTGCCCTGGGTCTCTTTGGCGGGTTTGTCCTCATTGACCTGGTGGACCGTGGTTATACGGTTCCTATTGCATCATCGATGGTGGAGAATCTTGAACGCACCGGAAGGATGCCCGGATATGGTGCGGTCTGTTTTGTCCTCTCTGCGTTATTCTGTTTGATCTTCTTCCCGCTGGACTATGTGGTGGCTGGGGTGCTCACCCTTGCGGTTCTTGATTCAGTCAGCACGATTGCGGGACTGCATTTCGGGCGGCACCGTATATTCAACGGAAAGTCCTGGGAGGGCACGGCAGGTGGAATCATTGCGGCATTAATCCCGCTCGCACTTCTCCTGCCTCCTCTTCCTGCTGCTGCGGCGGCCGTTGTCGCAGGCATTGCAGAACTGGTCTCACCCATTGAGGACAACCTGGTCATACCCCCGGTGGTCTGCCTGCTCTGTCTCATGCTTATCTGA
- a CDS encoding ion transporter: protein MGRIKTRVFEIVSSAKEGDRTSFLFDMVIIGFIILSVGELIIASIPGMIIRYFWVFVAVEILTAVVFSIEYILRMWSCTVDERYQNPISGRIRFALTPLVLIDLVSILPYYLTILIPGANVTFLRTLRVFRFFKLGRYSRSFGIMIKVLERKKESLVGTVFIIMVVLIIAASLMYRIEYTAQPEVFSSIPEAMWWGIVTIATIGYGDMVPITPMGKGLGFVISLIGIGLFALPAGILASGFSEVIKEEEERKEQEKTEKSGISTDDYEICPHCGREIRPEDKQK, encoded by the coding sequence ATGGGTCGAATAAAGACACGTGTATTTGAGATCGTATCCTCTGCAAAAGAGGGAGACCGGACCAGTTTCTTGTTTGACATGGTGATCATCGGCTTCATCATTCTCAGCGTCGGGGAGTTAATCATTGCAAGCATCCCCGGTATGATCATTCGCTATTTTTGGGTGTTCGTTGCAGTAGAAATACTCACGGCAGTTGTATTCAGTATTGAATACATCCTCAGAATGTGGTCATGCACGGTGGATGAACGCTACCAAAACCCGATTTCCGGAAGAATCCGATTTGCCCTGACACCTCTTGTCCTCATTGATCTGGTATCCATTCTGCCGTATTATCTCACGATCCTTATCCCGGGTGCCAATGTCACATTCCTTCGGACACTCAGGGTATTTCGGTTCTTTAAACTGGGCAGATACTCCCGCTCATTCGGTATTATGATCAAGGTGCTGGAGCGAAAAAAGGAGTCATTGGTGGGCACGGTCTTCATCATCATGGTGGTCCTCATCATCGCTGCCTCCCTGATGTACCGGATTGAATATACTGCCCAGCCGGAAGTATTTTCCAGTATTCCGGAAGCGATGTGGTGGGGTATTGTCACCATTGCGACCATCGGATACGGGGATATGGTTCCTATCACTCCGATGGGAAAGGGACTGGGCTTTGTAATCTCCCTCATTGGCATCGGTCTCTTTGCTCTCCCTGCCGGTATCCTTGCATCCGGATTCTCTGAAGTCATCAAAGAAGAGGAGGAAAGAAAGGAACAGGAAAAAACCGAGAAATCGGGCATTTCAACGGATGACTATGAGATCTGCCCTCATTGCGGACGGGAAATCCGTCCGGAAGACAAACAAAAATAA
- a CDS encoding nitrogenase component 1 → MAKLCTNPLWPCAMVGAAAAMAGLEGAGVIIHGASGCYFYADSIIPDPVNCTYLVEDEVIFGTGDRLQEVAEALLPISERIVVINSCVPATIGEDLVPYCAGSDALIIDAPGYCGDMMDGYRLSLAAFPTETDPARDGVNIDGLISTDPFAAGNRMEAERLLAAAGIPVAAKYCDDTLSSALNPAMVTVTALPDVASGIGRSVGSLCGLDAIESAFSALQETFPDADCASVMDICEETEELVIKACDRYLRVNDPPRVALFGIAGYMDMAADLLTTFLEAEICSAGARNRPPEASVCTWAPDLGTVKQMIADGEPDLIIGSRYEKTLAPDVPLVQTTIPIRKHSMLCHRPLIGTEGVLWLIESVINAGKNDC, encoded by the coding sequence ATGGCTAAGCTATGCACCAATCCACTCTGGCCCTGTGCGATGGTCGGTGCCGCCGCAGCAATGGCAGGTCTGGAGGGGGCAGGAGTTATTATCCACGGCGCGTCAGGCTGCTATTTCTATGCTGATTCCATCATTCCTGACCCCGTGAACTGTACCTATCTCGTTGAAGACGAGGTGATCTTTGGCACCGGGGACCGTCTGCAGGAGGTGGCAGAAGCGCTCCTGCCCATCAGTGAGAGGATTGTTGTTATCAATTCCTGTGTGCCGGCAACCATTGGTGAGGATCTTGTGCCATACTGTGCCGGATCAGACGCACTGATTATCGATGCACCTGGCTATTGTGGGGATATGATGGACGGGTACCGGCTATCCCTCGCCGCTTTCCCCACAGAGACCGACCCGGCGCGTGACGGGGTGAATATTGACGGGCTCATCTCAACCGATCCCTTCGCCGCCGGTAACCGGATGGAAGCAGAACGCCTGCTTGCCGCTGCAGGCATCCCGGTTGCGGCGAAATACTGTGATGATACGCTCTCCTCGGCTCTGAATCCGGCGATGGTGACGGTGACTGCCCTTCCGGATGTGGCATCCGGTATCGGGAGGTCTGTTGGGTCACTGTGCGGACTGGATGCCATTGAGTCAGCGTTTTCTGCCCTTCAGGAGACCTTCCCGGACGCGGACTGTGCTTCTGTCATGGATATCTGCGAAGAGACTGAAGAGCTGGTGATCAAGGCATGTGACCGGTATCTCCGCGTCAACGATCCACCACGGGTGGCCCTCTTTGGGATTGCCGGTTACATGGATATGGCAGCAGACCTGCTCACAACCTTTCTGGAAGCTGAAATATGCAGCGCAGGCGCCCGCAACCGGCCTCCTGAGGCCTCTGTGTGTACCTGGGCACCCGACCTGGGGACGGTAAAACAGATGATTGCAGATGGCGAGCCTGATCTGATCATCGGGTCACGGTATGAAAAGACCCTCGCACCAGATGTGCCCTTAGTGCAGACAACGATTCCCATACGCAAACATTCGATGCTCTGTCACCGTCCGCTCATTGGGACAGAGGGTGTCCTCTGGCTCATTGAGTCTGTCATAAACGCAGGGAAAAACGACTGCTGA
- a CDS encoding nitrogenase component 1, with protein sequence MNSKNLHGRTSRYEGCTVMGVLSVSAFLTDAVTLIHGPDGCTHINTSLLYTTLAEHDVFRIPEIVSSGLGEDEVIFGGEDALHDALTAVCADDPAAVVVASTCVSETIGDDVAGICSRQWDCPVIYVPSSGFLGGTFNDGYTSTLTALSSFIRPGKRDPDKVNIIGEKNLEFEVDDNFQEVSRILGMLDLDVNIRYVRDITVENIGRFGDAGLNLFREDTNGILGRHFDACTGIPSIPEFPVGLSATLAFIRETGRLTGRDFTDAVRAEEEQQAALTDEFSDLSGAYVTFDSFGFQSAGMEMFTEVADAVGVKVAPEGTVIPIPFCMPVGTLGLRRMLRQWRRFING encoded by the coding sequence ATGAACTCGAAGAACTTGCACGGTCGTACATCACGCTATGAAGGATGCACGGTCATGGGTGTCCTCTCAGTGAGTGCTTTTCTCACCGATGCCGTGACCCTGATCCATGGCCCGGACGGATGTACTCATATCAATACCTCCCTTTTGTACACCACTCTTGCAGAGCATGATGTGTTCCGCATCCCGGAGATTGTCTCCAGCGGTCTTGGTGAGGATGAAGTAATCTTCGGAGGAGAGGACGCCCTCCATGATGCCCTGACGGCAGTATGTGCGGATGACCCGGCTGCAGTCGTGGTCGCAAGCACCTGTGTCTCCGAGACAATCGGGGACGATGTGGCAGGCATCTGCAGTCGGCAATGGGACTGCCCGGTCATTTATGTGCCAAGCTCCGGCTTTCTCGGAGGCACTTTCAACGATGGGTATACCAGTACGCTCACCGCCCTCTCGTCATTCATCCGGCCCGGTAAACGCGACCCGGATAAAGTGAATATTATCGGTGAAAAGAATCTGGAGTTTGAGGTGGACGACAATTTTCAGGAGGTATCCCGAATACTCGGTATGCTGGACCTGGACGTGAATATACGGTATGTGCGTGATATCACCGTAGAGAATATCGGGCGGTTCGGGGATGCGGGTCTGAACCTCTTTCGGGAGGACACGAACGGTATCCTGGGACGGCATTTCGATGCCTGCACCGGTATCCCCTCTATTCCGGAGTTCCCGGTCGGTCTCTCTGCAACACTTGCGTTCATCCGGGAGACCGGCCGTCTCACCGGAAGGGACTTCACAGACGCTGTTCGTGCAGAAGAGGAGCAGCAGGCGGCACTCACCGATGAATTTTCTGATTTATCCGGTGCGTATGTGACCTTTGACTCATTTGGCTTCCAGTCCGCGGGGATGGAAATGTTTACTGAGGTTGCAGATGCCGTTGGTGTCAAGGTTGCACCGGAGGGCACTGTTATTCCTATACCCTTCTGCATGCCGGTGGGCACACTTGGGCTGCGGCGGATGCTCCGGCAGTGGCGGAGGTTTATCAATGGCTAA
- the cfbC gene encoding Ni-sirohydrochlorin a,c-diamide reductive cyclase ATP-dependent reductase subunit, whose protein sequence is MKQIALYGKGGIGKSTTSANLSAALSDCGLDVMQIGCDPKHDSTRMLMQGEWIPTVLDLVREHGDANVGVPDAVFTGYGGIRCVEAGGPEPGIGCAGRGIIATFQLLQRLEALYGDVIVYDVLGDVVCGGFAMPMRDGYAQEIYLVTSGEFMSLYAANNICKAIARLSRRTRSVCSLAGVICNAKNIPGEEALVREFAERVNSRLVAYIPRANIVQVAEVNQRTVIEYAPESEQAEVYRNLARTIMENTNLTIPTPLEMHELEELARSYITL, encoded by the coding sequence ATGAAACAGATCGCCCTCTATGGGAAGGGAGGTATTGGCAAGTCCACCACATCAGCTAATCTTTCGGCAGCTCTTTCGGACTGCGGGCTGGATGTCATGCAGATCGGCTGTGACCCAAAGCATGACAGCACGCGGATGCTGATGCAGGGGGAGTGGATTCCTACCGTCCTGGATCTTGTCCGTGAACATGGTGATGCCAATGTCGGGGTCCCTGACGCGGTGTTCACCGGGTATGGGGGTATCCGGTGTGTTGAGGCAGGGGGTCCGGAACCCGGTATCGGCTGTGCGGGCCGTGGTATCATTGCCACATTCCAGCTGCTCCAGCGACTGGAAGCCCTTTATGGCGATGTCATTGTCTACGACGTCCTCGGTGATGTAGTCTGTGGCGGGTTTGCGATGCCGATGCGTGACGGGTATGCGCAGGAAATTTATCTCGTCACTTCCGGCGAGTTCATGTCACTCTATGCGGCAAACAACATCTGCAAGGCAATTGCCCGTCTCTCCCGCCGCACCCGCAGTGTCTGTTCCCTTGCAGGCGTTATCTGCAATGCAAAGAACATCCCTGGCGAAGAGGCACTGGTGCGTGAATTCGCCGAACGCGTAAATTCCCGTCTTGTTGCCTACATTCCCCGTGCCAACATCGTTCAGGTTGCAGAGGTGAATCAGCGCACGGTCATTGAATACGCACCGGAATCCGAACAGGCAGAAGTCTACCGAAACCTGGCCCGGACGATTATGGAAAATACGAACCTTACCATCCCCACCCCACTCGAGATGCATGAACTCGAAGAACTTGCACGGTCGTACATCACGCTATGA
- a CDS encoding YqhA family protein, which produces MVWKYFTKARYLVVIAAVSSLFGSALMFFIGVEKTISAFWYFFLGNAFLPEDALPEYLTPGDLATVSLAQSIDVFLFALVMLIFAYGILYLFLVEDEEKERVRFPEWLRIKSVFQLKMILGEVIVFILFVHFLETATKTGYANLPPESLILPAAILLLSVSLMVLRQGE; this is translated from the coding sequence GTGGTCTGGAAATATTTTACCAAAGCACGGTATCTGGTGGTTATTGCTGCAGTTTCATCTCTTTTCGGGTCCGCGCTGATGTTTTTCATCGGTGTTGAAAAGACGATCTCGGCATTTTGGTATTTTTTCCTGGGAAATGCCTTTCTTCCCGAAGACGCCCTTCCCGAATATCTTACACCGGGGGATCTTGCAACGGTGTCCCTTGCACAGTCCATCGATGTCTTTCTCTTTGCCCTTGTTATGCTGATCTTTGCCTATGGCATCCTCTATCTCTTTCTCGTAGAAGATGAAGAGAAAGAGCGGGTCCGTTTTCCCGAATGGCTGCGAATCAAAAGCGTCTTCCAGCTGAAGATGATCCTGGGGGAGGTCATTGTCTTCATCCTCTTTGTACATTTCCTTGAGACGGCGACAAAGACAGGCTACGCCAATCTGCCCCCTGAAAGTCTCATCCTGCCTGCTGCTATCCTTCTTCTCTCTGTCAGTCTTATGGTACTCCGGCAGGGTGAGTGA
- a CDS encoding TrkH family potassium uptake protein — MDRLHQYLTLTTDMGMILRYISAGTCIPLVVALIFREYDMLLPMATVPAVLFCIGTLLIRLPETEREPRLSMSLFSVAGIWLICALVGALPFVFGAGMPYIDGFFEAMSGWTDTGMTMARDVDALPETLIFWRTLMEWFGGIGIVAFTVALLNRSSVSRHRLYSSERMEGRSDAFMPSVVEQGAHMWRIYLTLTAAGVLLILCSGVSLWDAINIAMTAISTGGFTIHSGGIPAYNNVLLEMLIIPVMIAGALPFKIYYLMYRKREMNLFQDEQAKLLFLLVFLGFVIITGDLIVFNGLDQASAVVNGIFMASAAVTSTGFQTADLIVWEPVSVLFLTILVFIGGSSGSTAGGVKISRVLIGLKGIKYWFRRSFISSKAMLPLRYNGRTFQRAEAEFLVSRNMLTFILFLLSILLALVTIMHFEQPDIDTTLVIFDVVSATCNNGISTGFVTPDLTIWSKLVLILQMWLGRLEVMAVMVFFIGIIRGFDW; from the coding sequence ATGGACCGCCTCCACCAGTATCTGACACTGACGACGGATATGGGCATGATTCTCCGCTATATTAGTGCAGGAACCTGTATTCCGCTTGTCGTGGCCCTTATATTCAGGGAATATGATATGCTTCTTCCGATGGCAACAGTGCCGGCGGTCCTCTTCTGTATCGGAACGCTTCTCATCCGGCTTCCCGAAACGGAACGGGAACCGCGTCTCTCCATGTCTCTCTTCTCTGTGGCGGGCATCTGGCTCATCTGTGCACTCGTTGGTGCGCTTCCGTTTGTCTTCGGTGCCGGTATGCCATACATTGACGGCTTCTTTGAGGCAATGTCCGGGTGGACGGATACGGGGATGACGATGGCCCGCGATGTAGACGCCCTGCCCGAGACCCTGATCTTCTGGCGGACCCTGATGGAATGGTTTGGTGGCATAGGAATTGTGGCATTCACCGTGGCCCTCCTGAATCGTTCCTCCGTTTCGCGCCATCGGCTCTACAGCAGTGAGCGTATGGAGGGGCGCAGTGATGCCTTCATGCCAAGTGTGGTAGAGCAGGGGGCACATATGTGGCGGATATATCTGACGCTCACCGCAGCGGGGGTGTTGTTAATCCTCTGTTCGGGTGTGTCGCTGTGGGATGCCATCAATATTGCGATGACTGCGATCTCCACCGGTGGATTTACGATCCATTCGGGGGGAATTCCTGCTTATAACAACGTACTCCTCGAGATGCTGATCATTCCGGTGATGATTGCGGGGGCGCTCCCCTTCAAGATCTACTATCTGATGTACCGGAAACGTGAAATGAACCTGTTTCAGGATGAACAGGCAAAACTGCTCTTTTTGCTGGTTTTTCTGGGTTTTGTTATCATTACCGGCGACCTGATCGTCTTTAACGGACTGGATCAGGCGTCTGCCGTTGTAAATGGGATATTTATGGCCTCTGCGGCGGTCACATCCACGGGGTTCCAGACTGCAGATCTTATAGTCTGGGAACCGGTTTCAGTCCTCTTTCTCACGATTCTTGTCTTTATTGGCGGTTCGTCCGGAAGTACTGCAGGAGGGGTGAAAATATCCCGTGTTCTGATCGGGCTGAAAGGTATCAAATACTGGTTCCGCAGGTCTTTTATCAGTTCAAAAGCAATGCTCCCCCTGCGCTACAATGGCAGAACATTTCAGCGCGCAGAAGCTGAATTTCTGGTTTCCCGGAATATGCTCACGTTCATTCTCTTTCTTCTGTCGATCCTGCTGGCCCTTGTCACCATCATGCACTTTGAACAGCCTGATATCGATACGACCCTTGTTATCTTTGATGTAGTCTCTGCAACCTGTAACAACGGTATATCCACCGGTTTTGTGACACCTGACCTGACCATCTGGTCAAAATTGGTTCTCATTCTTCAGATGTGGCTGGGAAGGCTGGAAGTGATGGCGGTGATGGTCTTCTTCATCGGTATCATTCGCGGGTTTGACTGGTGA
- a CDS encoding desulfoferrodoxin family protein, with translation MMVTNPVFYKCPGCSGTVMVMNPDMCMAPTPEDLSVSCAGNEMEILSEQTADFAKEKHVPIVEKVEGGIKVTVGSTPHPMAEEHYIMWIGVQAGDDFMLHYLNPGDAPEAFFPCPDTDVKAFECCNVHNLWVNR, from the coding sequence ATGATGGTAACAAATCCTGTATTTTATAAGTGCCCCGGATGCAGCGGCACGGTAATGGTTATGAACCCGGACATGTGCATGGCGCCAACGCCTGAAGATCTCTCTGTCAGTTGTGCGGGAAATGAGATGGAAATACTCTCCGAGCAGACGGCAGACTTCGCAAAAGAGAAGCATGTGCCCATCGTTGAGAAGGTCGAGGGGGGAATCAAGGTCACCGTTGGGTCAACACCCCATCCGATGGCAGAAGAACACTACATCATGTGGATTGGGGTGCAGGCCGGTGATGATTTCATGCTTCACTATCTGAACCCGGGCGATGCACCTGAGGCCTTTTTCCCCTGCCCCGACACTGATGTCAAGGCCTTTGAATGCTGCAATGTCCACAACCTCTGGGTGAACCGCTGA
- a CDS encoding FprA family A-type flavoprotein, translating to MVVREILPGISSVGVIDWHRLAFDDLMELPDGTSYNAYVVQGSEKTALIDTVEAGFDEEYVTNLIRAKLDSVDYIIANHAEQDHSGALPLLLELYPMATVVTTEKGKDLLCSMLLIDDERILVAEDRDSLDLGDKTLVFYSMPWVHWPETMVTWVPEDRILFSCDLFGAHLACSSLFADGSSRLQEAAKRYYAVIMQPFRSKIQEYVEQVESLNPAVIAPSHGPVYNNPSAILSLYREWSSDEGKNLVVIPFVSMHHSTKWMVERLTDALIQRGIDVRPYDLGTSSTGTIAMDLIDATTIVIGSPTVHFGPHPKAANIAFLTNILKPKARYAAVIGSFGWGGKTVQTLGEMMPKLEAEMLEPVYIKGKPGEQELVAITVLADEIYKRHQDNHLV from the coding sequence ATGGTTGTACGTGAAATCCTGCCGGGAATATCATCGGTGGGGGTCATCGACTGGCACCGGCTGGCGTTTGATGACCTGATGGAGCTTCCGGACGGAACAAGCTATAATGCCTATGTCGTACAGGGAAGTGAAAAAACGGCCCTCATTGATACCGTGGAGGCGGGGTTTGATGAGGAGTATGTCACAAATCTCATCCGTGCAAAGCTTGATTCTGTGGACTATATCATTGCAAACCACGCCGAACAGGACCACTCCGGTGCACTCCCTCTGCTCTTAGAGCTATATCCCATGGCAACCGTTGTTACGACAGAGAAGGGCAAAGATCTCCTCTGTTCTATGCTTCTCATCGATGATGAACGAATTCTGGTCGCAGAGGACAGAGATTCACTTGATCTCGGGGATAAAACGCTGGTCTTCTACTCAATGCCCTGGGTGCACTGGCCTGAAACAATGGTCACCTGGGTGCCGGAAGACCGCATCCTCTTCTCCTGTGACCTGTTCGGTGCACACCTTGCCTGCTCGTCCCTCTTTGCAGACGGTTCATCGCGGTTGCAGGAGGCTGCAAAACGGTATTATGCGGTTATCATGCAACCGTTCCGGTCAAAGATCCAGGAGTATGTTGAGCAGGTGGAATCTCTTAATCCGGCGGTGATCGCACCAAGTCACGGGCCGGTATACAACAATCCGTCAGCGATTCTCTCGCTATACCGTGAATGGTCGTCTGATGAGGGGAAAAACCTCGTTGTCATCCCCTTCGTCTCCATGCATCATAGTACAAAGTGGATGGTGGAACGCCTCACCGATGCACTCATCCAGCGGGGCATTGATGTGCGCCCCTATGATCTCGGCACTTCCTCGACGGGCACGATTGCAATGGATCTCATCGATGCAACGACCATTGTCATTGGTTCTCCCACTGTCCATTTCGGACCGCACCCGAAAGCCGCAAATATTGCATTTCTCACAAATATACTCAAGCCAAAGGCACGGTATGCCGCTGTTATTGGATCATTCGGGTGGGGAGGAAAGACCGTACAGACGCTTGGAGAGATGATGCCAAAACTCGAAGCTGAGATGCTTGAACCGGTTTATATCAAAGGAAAACCGGGCGAGCAGGAACTTGTTGCAATTACCGTTCTGGCAGACGAAATCTATAAACGCCATCAGGATAATCACCTCGTCTGA
- a CDS encoding rubredoxin, with the protein MDATSRMKCTVCGHIYDPKKGDEGAAPGIAFADLPEDWRCPVCGAVKAKFTEVN; encoded by the coding sequence ATGGATGCAACAAGCCGGATGAAATGTACAGTCTGCGGACATATCTATGACCCAAAGAAAGGTGACGAGGGGGCAGCCCCCGGTATAGCATTTGCTGACCTCCCTGAGGACTGGCGTTGTCCCGTGTGCGGGGCTGTGAAGGCAAAGTTCACTGAGGTGAACTGA
- a CDS encoding nucleoside deaminase has protein sequence MCYSLDEDLRVMQVAIDEAKRSMSEGGIPIGAALVRDGVIIAKGHNRRVQDNDPLMHAEIDCIRNGGRIGRYGDTVLYSTLMPCYLCAGAVVQFGIPKVVVGESVNFAGAEAFLREKGIAVVNLCLDELIQMMTEYITAHPDIWNEDIGTL, from the coding sequence ATGTGTTATTCTCTGGACGAAGATCTCAGAGTTATGCAGGTAGCGATTGACGAGGCGAAACGGAGTATGTCCGAAGGGGGCATACCCATCGGGGCAGCGCTTGTCCGCGATGGTGTCATTATTGCGAAAGGGCACAACCGGCGGGTGCAGGACAATGATCCGCTGATGCATGCAGAAATAGACTGTATCAGGAACGGGGGGAGAATCGGGCGGTACGGGGACACGGTTCTGTACTCCACACTCATGCCCTGCTATCTCTGTGCCGGAGCGGTTGTCCAGTTTGGGATCCCGAAAGTCGTTGTAGGGGAGTCTGTCAATTTTGCTGGTGCAGAGGCGTTCCTGCGGGAGAAAGGGATTGCGGTGGTGAATCTCTGTCTGGATGAACTGATACAGATGATGACCGAGTACATTACCGCCCACCCCGACATCTGGAATGAGGATATCGGAACCTTGTGA
- a CDS encoding DEAD/DEAH box helicase, whose product MSIIVNPRRGSYRLYFYDGRRVSGTGDLELSKTGKGYRPKSFRYREAGRRQPRHIPTKDLLREFRREKIYLTGEDEAFHSMCSDLQIPVTVIRVCRTCLLGDRITPLKAKNAVKYGREQICLGCARNELRREAGYLGGMGVKSIGHLEHMLEMYRDLDRVFGMLQPEGAAPSQTLFDRLEPHAIRKTQPLATLPLPKEFVDASGVERLMPVQQLCVDAGLLRGKDQLVVAATASGKTFIGEMAGIKNHSEDRGAMLFLVPLVALANQKYRRFSERYGDFLNVSLLTGVSRIHIPETRVKARRSMKSDIIVGTYEGVDHHLRMGRTLSKVGTVVIDEVQMLEDAERGHRLDGLIARLRHVAPHAQFLFLSATIGSPSLLANKLRSELVRYDERPVGLERHLIFTERKEKISLIKKMVYEEFQKTSSKGFKGQTIVFTNSRARCHTVADAIGKKAMAYHAGLSAKERRQVEKMFEKGEIAAVVTTAALAAGVDFPASQVIFDALAMGISWLKVQEFSQMMGRAGRPDFHDLGKVVILAEPGGVYSRESGGGTEEEVAIRLLKGEMEEVAPVYDVEGSSEEYVANAVVCGGERKCLTEICSSMVGELEDVWPLLEKEGYIHERKGRIVLSPLGHVMAEHFIGIERLSRILKMVRKVKDPLAIVAELDCAEDEED is encoded by the coding sequence ATGAGTATTATTGTTAATCCACGGCGGGGTTCCTACCGCCTTTATTTTTATGATGGCCGGCGTGTATCCGGCACCGGTGATCTTGAACTTTCAAAGACCGGCAAGGGATATCGTCCGAAATCATTCCGCTACCGTGAGGCAGGCAGGCGGCAGCCGCGGCATATCCCAACCAAAGATCTGCTCAGGGAATTCCGACGTGAGAAGATCTATCTCACCGGAGAAGATGAGGCGTTTCATTCCATGTGTAGTGACCTGCAGATCCCGGTCACGGTGATCCGTGTCTGTCGGACCTGTCTTTTGGGTGACCGGATTACGCCCCTGAAAGCAAAGAACGCGGTGAAGTATGGGCGTGAGCAGATCTGTCTGGGCTGTGCCCGCAATGAACTTCGTCGTGAGGCTGGTTATCTGGGGGGGATGGGAGTGAAGTCCATCGGCCATCTGGAGCATATGCTGGAGATGTACCGGGATCTTGACCGGGTCTTCGGGATGCTACAGCCTGAGGGAGCCGCTCCTTCACAGACGCTCTTTGACCGGCTTGAACCCCATGCAATACGGAAGACACAGCCACTTGCCACACTCCCGTTGCCGAAAGAATTTGTGGACGCGTCAGGAGTGGAGCGCCTGATGCCGGTTCAGCAGCTCTGTGTTGATGCCGGTCTTCTGCGGGGCAAAGACCAACTGGTGGTCGCAGCAACCGCAAGCGGCAAAACCTTTATCGGTGAGATGGCAGGGATTAAAAATCACAGTGAAGACCGTGGGGCGATGCTCTTCCTGGTTCCGCTTGTGGCTCTTGCAAACCAGAAATACCGCCGTTTTTCTGAACGATACGGCGATTTTCTGAATGTCTCCCTTTTGACGGGTGTTTCACGAATTCACATTCCTGAAACGCGGGTGAAGGCCCGGCGCAGCATGAAGTCTGATATCATTGTCGGCACCTATGAGGGGGTGGACCATCACCTGCGGATGGGTCGGACCCTGTCAAAGGTGGGGACGGTTGTCATTGATGAGGTGCAGATGCTCGAGGATGCAGAACGGGGCCATCGGCTTGATGGACTGATTGCACGCTTACGGCATGTCGCCCCGCATGCGCAGTTCCTCTTTTTGAGTGCCACCATCGGGTCGCCGTCCCTCCTGGCAAATAAACTGCGTAGTGAACTTGTCCGGTATGATGAGCGGCCGGTGGGTCTTGAACGTCATCTCATCTTTACCGAGCGAAAAGAGAAGATCAGTCTCATTAAAAAGATGGTATATGAGGAGTTCCAGAAGACCTCGTCCAAGGGGTTCAAGGGACAGACGATCGTCTTCACCAATTCACGGGCCCGCTGCCATACAGTGGCAGACGCGATCGGAAAGAAGGCGATGGCCTATCATGCGGGACTGTCTGCAAAAGAGCGGCGTCAGGTGGAGAAGATGTTTGAGAAGGGGGAGATTGCGGCGGTTGTGACCACAGCGGCACTTGCGGCAGGTGTTGACTTTCCCGCATCCCAGGTAATCTTTGACGCCCTTGCGATGGGCATCTCATGGCTGAAGGTGCAGGAGTTCTCCCAGATGATGGGCCGGGCCGGCCGGCCGGATTTCCATGACCTGGGAAAGGTCGTGATCCTCGCGGAACCCGGCGGTGTTTATTCACGGGAGTCCGGCGGTGGGACGGAAGAGGAGGTTGCAATCCGCCTCCTGAAAGGAGAGATGGAGGAGGTTGCCCCTGTCTATGATGTTGAAGGATCATCAGAAGAGTATGTTGCGAATGCGGTGGTCTGCGGCGGTGAGCGGAAGTGTCTTACAGAGATCTGTAGCAGCATGGTTGGAGAGCTTGAGGATGTCTGGCCCCTCCTGGAGAAGGAGGGTTACATTCACGAACGGAAAGGCAGGATTGTGCTCTCTCCTTTGGGTCATGTGATGGCTGAGCATTTCATCGGTATTGAGCGTCTTTCACGGATACTCAAGATGGTTCGGAAAGTGAAGGATCCCCTTGCGATTGTCGCAGAACTTGATTGTGCGGAAGATGAAGAGGACTAA